From the genome of Equus przewalskii isolate Varuska chromosome 23, EquPr2, whole genome shotgun sequence:
AAGATTTTAGAAATTGGGGCAAATGAGATATCAACTCTATGTCAGACTAGGGAGTTACTCTCCTTAGGTGTGATGAAGATGCTGCGGTGACACCGGAAGGCCCCATTAGGAGATGCACACAATGTAGGACTAAGGGTCACAATGTCTGTGACTAGCTTCCAAGTGGTTcaataaaatttatgtatatttagaaAGATAATTCTAGCAAAATGttcacaactgatgaacctatgGGTGTAAAAGGGTAAAGGGCCTATGGGTATCATCgaatctttcaacttttctatggGTTTGAAATTGTCTTTAATTAAAAgtagaggaaataataaagatccaCTGGCCATAATTTAAACTAAACTAGCACCCTCAGGATTGGGGCTCAggaatcttatttttcaaaagctcaCCCAGGTGATTCAGACACACAGCTAGAAAAGAGAACCACTGGTCCATGTCTTGGCTTCTGCTACCCCCTCTGCAGCTGGAGAAAAGTGAGGGAAGGAATGCTGTAATTCTCTCAGTCGAAGTAGCTCAGCTGGTGGCCACAAGCCGCTTTCCTGAGGGTTCCACAAGCCAATTATCTCACAGTCTGAATGGCCTCTGAGGGTCTTAAGACTGGATTTCCTACAGAGGAAGGAAGGTACTAGTCTTGGCTTAGGGGGCCTTGGATGCTATAAGAAACCAATACACTTGACCTTTCCAGGAAGACAAGCTTCAGGGCACTGAAACAGCAAACAGGACAGGAGCAGGGAGCAAGCCAAGGAACCGTTCAGGGGAACCTACCAGATGAGGAAGTCAGTGTTTTGCCAGGAATCAATTTAACACTGAACACAGATGCTTCCCCTGGGAGTACAGACAATGTATTAACACTTAGTGACTAGGTCAGAAGTCATTGCTAACCACCTCAGCTCTGCTACAAAGGGGTATATGCCCCCTTACAAAGCAATGTGTTCATGTCTAGTCTAAGAAATTCgaggaaaatgaaaaccagacTGATTATGGGACAATTTAAATGAATGCAAGAAATTTCTaactaaagaacaaaaaaggTTACGTCCCCAGAGAGCTACcgtgaaatatttttattgaagaggaaaaaaatgttttcactggAAATGCTATCAATATATCCTTCTACATGATTATACTGCCTGAAGAAGTGAGCCAGAGGTGGGGAGGCATACCAGTTGTAAAGGGTAGAAAATGAAGGCGGCTTGGACGACAGAACTCTTCCCAGGAGTGGGGGAGATGCCTGCTGTCAGGTTTCCTGGGTCCCTAGTGGGCAGGAAGATCAGGAAGAGCTCCATCTGGGACACTAGGTTTGAGATTATTGGCCACAGCAGCCATGATGTTGCCCCTCTCCACATCCCCCACTCCCTCTTTTGGCAGTGGATGCCCTCCCTCTTAGCTGATCCACAATCAGGCAGTCAGAACACTCCCCTGAAAAGCTAGCTTGGCTTCCTAAGCAGTCCATCCAGCTTCCTGGGCAGCCAGCCCTTCGGATGCAAAGCTGGTAGGGTCTTAAGGCTGACACGGCTGTAACTCACCCTCAGCCCACGGCACAAGACAATGCTCACCAGCATACCAGCAGCCACTCCAGCGGCAATTCCGATTCCCAAGGCTACAGCCACCTTCCTTTTCCACAGTGGGCGGTGAGGCCTGGAACAGCTGTCCAGGTTCACTTCCAGGCCCTCGTCTACTAACTTCTGATCCTCAGTAAGGGACTGATGGAAATTCAGATTCACCAAGTTAGGAGGAAGGACCCTCAGCCCAAAATAGAGCCTCTTGACAAGCCTCAAGTTCTTCACCAGCTGCACATCGCACCGGTAAGTCCCGGAGTCACGCTCCTGCGCAGGCTCAAACTTCAGAAAGTGAGAGCTGGCCCGGAAGGGTCTGAAGACCTCATCGTCAGTGGAGATGATCCCCCGAGCAAGTCTCCAGGTGAACCGGAAAGCTTCCTGCCCAACCTCCAGGATGTCTGAACTCAGACAGCTCAGCTCAAATTCCTCCCCTCTGAGAGCGGTGAAATGGAGCATTCCACAGATCCAGTTGGTCAGACACTCCAAGCGCTGAGATTTACACTTCCTTCTCACTCCATCAGGGCCCACCTCACACACAGTCTCCTCCTTATAGCCAAGGCCACAGGTGACAGTACAGGCGGTGGCATTGACGATAACtttccccacagcttcttgcAGTTTCTCAGGGATGGCCAGTGTTTTAGGCAAAGTCACCGCCAAAGGCAGGCAGAAGGCCAACACCAGGCTCCCAAGGATGAAACTAGTGGCCAAAATCTTCATGTCGCAGTATGCATCTCACCATCCCAGCTAGCACCCCAAGGTATTCCAGTTGAATCCTTTACGATATCGTAACTTAATTCCTTTGATGTGAGATATCCTTCAAAGTCAAAAGATATGTTGTCTGCACTGTCAGTAAAACAGTGGCACTTATAAAAGTCCAGTCCTTATTAACAGGTGAGGCCACAAGGCAGGGAGAAAAGCCACAATGTTGCTCCTTTACTATCTCTGCTTGTTAATGACCCCCTTACCAGTCATTATGCTTTCACATCCTTTAAATGAGTATTTAAATCCACCTCTTGGGAAGACAAAGATGAAAGACTTCAGAAGCAGAAGCCAATGTCCAAATCACCTCAAACGCAGAGCAAAGCTATCCCCTTTCtcaccctttcccctcccctccaaacTGTGGGATCTAAATTAAAAGGTTTCAAAATATCAGTTAAATCTGAccaaataataaatcaaatacTGAGCCTAAAAAAGAGGATTAACTTGAATTATTATTAACTTTAAATGCTCCTAAACCGTCTATAAAAAGGATTAAGAATTCTGGACTGGGAAGGCAAGTGACTTACCCTTCCTGAATTtctatttcctcctttgtaaattAAGATCTCCTTGCCTATTTCAGGAAGGTCACTTTGAGCATCAAATGATAAACTGTACATGAAAACACTTTGTAAACTGTGCAACACTGTAaggaattttaaagagaaatgaaaattcaggaaGATAACAGCCCAGAACCCTTTTAGAATGCGAATGTTTATCAGCAAGACAGGCGATATAAACACagctcctctcccccagccagGCACTCCTCCTCCCCGGGGACACTCCCTGCTTCTCAGCCTACTCCCTCCACCCTACAGAACAGAGGAGCTCATTATTCACTTGGCCAAGGTTGCTGGGAAACTGCTATGATGTCAAAGACAGATTCTCAGGCACGTAACGAAAAAGATTAATAAGCACTCAGGTTTGGTGATGATTAAAGTCAAAGACAACTTTATGAAACATCTTATTCTTTAGGAGACAATGAATATTCAATGGACTTCAAAGCTATTTAATCTAGGGAGGAAAAAGGCTGATAAAGAGGAATTTAACTGCACTTAAACTTTAAGAAAGATCCTTGCAAAGCAGGAGCCCCCTCGCATGCGTCCCTCTGACCTCCAGGAGGCCTCCCACACCGCGGCTCCAGAGCAGGTGCTCCCCCTTACACTGAGCTGGACAGAGGTCGTTCCTAGATGATCTTTTGATTTAACACCAACTTTTTGTCTGAATCGTTTATTTACAATCTGTCTGGAGGCAGAAACCTGGACTACCACCGCTACCTTTCCCAGCTCTGTATCTCCACACAGAAAGAAGATCGGTCATCAACACAGTAAGTGCATTTTTCCATCACACACGGCAAAGTGGCTGGTGAGTTTTAGAAGTGACCGGTGGCTACAAACAAACATCTACACCTGTCCTTTAATAAACAtccaattttatttacaaagcatTAAAGCTTCAGCAAGAAGTACCCAAGGCTAAGTCTCGTCTCGTACAAAACTagagaacattaaaaaacaaaacagtgtggggggaggggaccacaaagggaagaaaagaatatgcatatattgtacaaatcaagaaaatcaaaatgaaatagaCAGAAGGTTTTAGGAGCtgaaaaaaattcccaaaatataaataattattaggaGCTGCTGCCAGAGACAATCTGACAGGGCTGAAGGTGACTTTCTCTGCAGCCAGTTGAGGAGGTGGACACAGTATAAACATCCACGCGCACAGAGAGAACACAAGCTCCTGTGCACATGGAAATAAGGCAGAGACCTTCTGTATCACACAGTCTGCACGCTACGGCAGCGCACAGCCCAGAGAGAAATGGAATGGAAATGACGTCTGCAAAACAAAACGAGGTCTCGGGAGAGACCTGACAATTTTTACCACTGGTCTGatgtaaaacatgaaataaaattcacacGATGAGCGTTTGAAGAAAAAACAGGCGCATctaaaaatatagacattttgCAACAGACTCAGGGAGAGCTCTTAATTACTTTAATTACTGAATATTTTGATTCTAGAAGatggaatgggagaaagaggCTCTTACCGATGCATTCTACTTTGATTTCTATCCTAAAATCCAAAAGGTAATCAATGTCTCTGGCTACCCGTAGGAACATCCACAGCTGATAAGAGATTCCACGATAAGCAGTGTTTAAACTCTCCTTGGAAAATACTGTGAAAATGGCGATCCCAATTAAGCACTTCTGATCAGCTGAAGGCTCTGCTCAGAGCCGAGGGAACCCTCGCCACACCTGGCTCTTTACTCTGCACTTTCAGAGAATTTCAAACACCTAATGTCCACATCCATCCAATCTGCTACTTTTTATATAAAGAAgagcaaaagcaaaaagtaaaaattaaaatttttttaaaagctaagcaACCTTTCACAGAAAGGAAGTGACTGAAAATACGTCGGAAGGGAAAGGAGCACGGAGACAAGAAGGGGAGAATGCAATGACTGACGGAAGGACAGAAAGCCACAGCAGTGATAAAAAATTTTTCCCTTGATCTTTGATTTCAACTGCATTGTTGCTGCTCTGACCCTGGACGGTTTCCTTTAGTCCTTGCTTCGACTCCCCAACCCAGTGAAAAGGCAGCTCGTCAGGAGACATCTTGGCTCGCGTCCACCTCTGGAAGCCAGCACAGGTAAAGCAAGATCAACTACTGATGATTCTTTGCTGGAGATAGATGGAACGAGCCATCTTCAAAAACCATGATCAAGGAGAACGAACCAACCCGCTGGCGGGAAACATgcactgaaaggaaaacaaacaccCTGACCTCTCCCAGCCCAGCTTCTTGAGCAAAAGTCAGCATGTGAAGAAAAGTGGACCTTTCTtatctttcctccctttctgaaAACTTGAAATCTTTCAAGCACTTTCTTTTCTGCTCATCCTTTCTACACAAAGCGGAAATATAGGAGGTATCGGGTGAGATGATAAGTTTAAAAGTGGGAGAAAGAATAGGCAACAGCAGTTTTTCTGGACACCAGTAGCAGAATTTCAGATAAGAACAAGTCACTCAAGGACATGCACTGAGGGTGGAAGGCAAACAGGAGACAGGAAATGACAGGTCAAAATGATGCAGGGTACAATAAAATTAGATGAGCAAAACAGGTATCTTTTCTCCAGCAATGTAAGTATTAAACTTTCAATGAGTCAAAACTCCCATGTGGCATCTTCACAAATCCTTGTTCCTGAGAGCCTGTTTGGACTTATGCTTGAAAGGGAAGGGACGTATACTCTTCTTCCATAATTCACTTCTTCATTcaaacataaaattcactctttccACCTCCTGGGTGGGAAGCAGAggcctttgttttaaattaaagtcAATCTCAAATGACTGACCACAGTGTCCAGAGGCCACATGATGGCAAAGTAGGGAAGAACGAAGAGCTTCAAGGATCTTCATAACAGTTCTGAGATTGCTCCCCCTGCTAAAGAGATGAGAcacaaaaacatttctttcagcATCAACTGAGACCAGTTACTTCCAAAATGAAATATGCTGGGTGCGGGATGGGGCAGTCCACATACATGGAACCCCCCCATGTAAGTCCGACCCAGCTCCAACGCCCAGTTACTCTTCACTTCCAGAAGCAACAAAAAATCCAAATCCCAAACCCCCACCCCAATACTTTTCTCAGTACTgccccaaaggggaaaaaagctgcTAACCATTCTCCAAGGTATTAACAAACAATGCTTTACAATCCAACAAGTGCagtaaggaaaggagaggaattcTACGGTGCTACATCTTTCATCTATTAGACTAAGTAGTCACTAAATGATTAACCCTCTTCCAAGCACCCCTGTTCCTTAAGTGACATCTTCATCACCTTAGAATCCCAAATACGGTGAAATGTTAATGAAAACTACTGGCAGCATTTCTATGCGCCAACAActgatcaataaataaaaatcctaaacagGAAAATCAAATGAACACTTCCCTGATTATTCCATAGAAGTTGTTCAACCTCTGAGGGACATCCTTAAATGGGAAACTGTGAAATATTAACCAGGAAGTATAAAAAGAGAACAAGATGAAGAAAATCCTCCCACATTCATCTGGAATGGGGAAGAACATGCCCACTTGAAGgtaaaatggataaacaataatTGCCCAAGTCTGAAAGAAAAGTGCCCATTTAGAAACTTTGCTTTTaacctgatttttaaagtaaaacttcaAGCATAGGTGAAAactagcaataaaaaaatattccCATTTGCCTGAGAACagactgaaattacacaatacaAACTCCCTGGATACAGACTCTCCTTCAACGCTACactgttaaaaatcaaatttaaacttCATATGGTTCAGTAAGATAAAAAGCTTATTTAGCACCAATTTTTCAGATCTCTCTCccaacataaaatataataattaacctcctgagttgatttttttaaaaatcctgagaCAGAAGAATCTACCGCACAGGACTCAATGTCACGCCTCTGCAGCCCACAGGTTAGTCACTGCTGGTCCCACAGGCACCCTGACCAACCTGGTTTAACGGTTTAAAAAGGAACACAGCACTGCCATTCTAAGCCTGAATCCTAACAGGAAAAAGTGGTTTGATCACAAATCAACAGCATTACTAATGGACACTAAGATGACTAACGAACTACATTATAGTGATTGTCTGAGGTCAGTTCACATTTCTGCTATCGTCCTCGTTCATGTGaacagaccaaaaagaaaaaaacaaaaggcttgTTGAGGCATCAGGCAACTAACCAAAACCAGAGCAAGCAACACCATGAGCAAGGTAAGAGACAGATACAGCAAGACAAGACCCCCAGGCTACTGAAAACTCTATCCCAACAAGACAGATTATTTGGTTGTGACATAAAGGAAATCTCCAGTAAcgcaaaattaagaaaaatccagTTCATGATGAACAGCTGGTACTAGTACCTCCCAATAGCAGCCAAGCCTAAGAAACACTGAATTACTGGTTTCAAATGTTACCTTAGCTAATAGTATCAcccaaaatgagaaagaatatcCAACTAGCCATCTGATTTTAGCAGGAATTCTTTGAGAgactgatgattttttttaaaaaggaagaagacggtaaaaaaaaaaaaaaaaaaaaaaagcccaaaaaacCCCTGACTCACTCCCAACCATTTAAAGCAAGCACAGGTTTAGTCAGTGAGGAGGAGATGGCGTGGAGCGGAGCGGGGGGCCTAGCGGCACAAGGAGGGCAGTGGTACAGCCACAAGGAGATCTGTGCAGTTGTACAGTGCCTGTCTGCCCCTAGAGGGGGCGCCTCTGCTTGCCTTAGCCTTTGCCACGGCAACAGATGCAGGTGCACACCACGCCCTTCATGCTCACCATCCCACGAGGCTTTTAGACCACGGATGTGACAGACCACAACCTTGTTACAATTGCTACTAATGATGTTTACTGCCAAGGAGCCTAGTTCTTGGGCAATCCTTGAAGCAGCCACAGGGCAGCCAGGACACTGGTGGTTCTGCTCATATCTCAAGTTTCTGTTCTGAGGACTGGTCCTCTGGAGAGTGTCTTATAAGGCAACTGAAGGGAATGTGATAATGGTGCTGACTCTGTTGATCTGGCCTTTACAAAAAGTCCCTAGCTCAGGGTTACCCTCACCAAGCAATACTAATGGGCCCTCACTCCTCATGGTAGGTATGTCTTCTTTGGGTCCACTGGTGCTATTCAATACTGATGAAGTGTTTGACAGGGAAGAATTTTCCATGGCCCAATTCCATGTCGCCAGATGTTTCTGTAGTGGTCTGTGTGTCTTCCCACCCTCCCTTGGAATGCACAGTCTCCTGCTGCAACGTGCAACAGCACCTTTGTCAGGGCTTATCACGGCTCACTGAACAGTTCCTTCAGTAAGGGGTCAAGTGCGGATATTAACAGTTGTCATCCATCTAACTCGAGCAGTTACACAGCCTACACCTATAATCTTGCCTCCAAATAATCTGGCTTAAATGCAAAAGTGGGGCATTCGGGCGGAGGGGAGATCTACAAAGCCTTGAACCAACAAACACAACCTCAGactgaagtgatttttaaagatgGTTCAGCCTCAGGCATTCTGGATCAG
Proteins encoded in this window:
- the TMEM81 gene encoding transmembrane protein 81, with amino-acid sequence MKILATSFILGSLVLAFCLPLAVTLPKTLAIPEKLQEAVGKVIVNATACTVTCGLGYKEETVCEVGPDGVRRKCKSQRLECLTNWICGMLHFTALRGEEFELSCLSSDILEVGQEAFRFTWRLARGIISTDDEVFRPFRASSHFLKFEPAQERDSGTYRCDVQLVKNLRLVKRLYFGLRVLPPNLVNLNFHQSLTEDQKLVDEGLEVNLDSCSRPHRPLWKRKVAVALGIGIAAGVAAGMLVSIVLCRGLRVSYSRVSLKTLPALHPKGWLPRKLDGLLRKPS